Proteins encoded in a region of the Prunus persica cultivar Lovell chromosome G4, Prunus_persica_NCBIv2, whole genome shotgun sequence genome:
- the LOC109948964 gene encoding uncharacterized protein LOC109948964 isoform X1 — MLSALTTKVRLVRCPKCRQLLPELPDFQVYMCGGCGATLKARGLDRLPLLGNGSHDGNSDHDDQHYWKTGSDDSSLGDYDEQINVASVVFQGSVDSNPSVSPLASISARVLNLFAQGSDDFNPRVSTDYDDRAL; from the exons ATGTTGTCTGCATTGACCACTAAAGTTCGACTGGTTAGATGTCCCAAATGTCGGCAGCTTCTTCCAGAGTTGCCAGATTTTCAGGTCTACATGTGTGGTGGATGTGGTGCCACTCTCAAAGCCAGAG GATTAGATCGTTTGCCTTTGCTTGGTAATGGTTCCCATGATGGCAACAGCGACCATGACGATCAACACTACTGGAAAACT GGCTCTGATGATTCCAGCCTCGGTGACTATGACGAGCAGATTAATGTGGCAAGCGTAGTG TTTCAGGGCTCTGTTGATTCCAATCCGAGTGTGTCTCCTTTAGCTTCCATTAGTGCCCGTGTG ttAAACTTATTTGCTCAGGGCTCTGATGACTTCAATCCTCGCGTTAGCACTGACTATGACGATCGGGCACTCTAG
- the LOC109948964 gene encoding uncharacterized protein LOC109948964 isoform X4: MLSALTTKVRLVRCPKCRQLLPELPDFQVYMCGGCGATLKARGLDRLPLLGNGSHDGNSDHDDQHYWKTGSDDSSLGDYDEQINVASVVGSVDSNPSVSPLASISARVGSDDFNPRVSTDYDDRAL; this comes from the exons ATGTTGTCTGCATTGACCACTAAAGTTCGACTGGTTAGATGTCCCAAATGTCGGCAGCTTCTTCCAGAGTTGCCAGATTTTCAGGTCTACATGTGTGGTGGATGTGGTGCCACTCTCAAAGCCAGAG GATTAGATCGTTTGCCTTTGCTTGGTAATGGTTCCCATGATGGCAACAGCGACCATGACGATCAACACTACTGGAAAACT GGCTCTGATGATTCCAGCCTCGGTGACTATGACGAGCAGATTAATGTGGCAAGCGTAGTG GGCTCTGTTGATTCCAATCCGAGTGTGTCTCCTTTAGCTTCCATTAGTGCCCGTGTG GGCTCTGATGACTTCAATCCTCGCGTTAGCACTGACTATGACGATCGGGCACTCTAG
- the LOC18779569 gene encoding psbP domain-containing protein 6, chloroplastic, protein MATGPLPPPIPSSLISSSSSNSHSTSSSRSKLPPLLSPSPLPRHNYQQQAQSKKRRELLLKGGLGLLPLALVESILKEPLTVPSAEAKEAVVGSYLPPSPSDPSFVLFKASAKDTPALRAGNVQPYQFIIPATWKQMRVANILSGNYCQPKCAEPWVEVKFEDEKQGKLQVVASPLIRLTNKPNATIEDIGNPEKVIASLGPFVTGNTYDPDELLETTVEKRGDLTYYKYALETPFALTGSHNLAKATAKGNTVVLFVVSASDKQWQASQKTLKAMLDSFQV, encoded by the exons ATGGCTACCGGTCCTCTGCCTCCTCCAATACCCTCATCTCtcatctcctcctcctcctcaaacAGCCATTCTACTTCTTCTTCACGTTCAAAACTGCCCCCACTTCTCTCGCCTTCTCCATTGCCTCGTCATAATTATCAGCAGCAGGCACAGAGTAAAAAACGAAGAGAGTTGTTGTTGAAAGGAGGACTTGGTCTGCTTCCTCTTGCTCTGGTTGAGTCAATATTGAAAGAGCCACTTACTGTGCCTTCAGCAGAAGCTAAGGAGGCGGTGGTGGGCTCCTACCTCCCACCCTCACCTTCTGACCCTTCCTTCGTTCTCTTCAAAGCCTCTGCTAAAGACACTCCCGCTCTTCGTGCAG GAAATGTGCAGCCTTACCAGTTCATTATTCCTGCAACCTGGAAACAGATGCGTGTGGCAAACATTTTATCTGGTAATTACTGCCAGCCAAAGTGTGCAGAGCCCTGGGTGGAGGTAAAATTTGAAGACGAAAAACAGGGAAAACTTCAGGTTGTGGCTTCACCTTTGATACGCCTGACAAATAAACCCAATGCAACAATTGAAGATATTGGCAACCCTGAGAAGGTGATTGCTTCTCTTGGCCCTTTTGTTACAGGAAACACATATGATCCAGATGAGCTGCTTGAGACGACAGTTGAAAAGCGCGGCGATCTGACG TACTACAAGTATGCGCTGGAGACCCCGTTTGCTCTTACAGGTTCTCACAATCTTGCAAAGGCAACAGCCAAGGGAAACACTGTTGTATTATTTGTGGTAAGTGCAAGTGACAAGCAATGGCAAGCTTCTCAGAAGACTCTAAAAGCCATGCTTGATTCCTTTCAAGTGTAG
- the LOC109948964 gene encoding uncharacterized protein LOC109948964 isoform X2, giving the protein MLSALTTKVRLVRCPKCRQLLPELPDFQVYMCGGCGATLKARGLDRLPLLGNGSHDGNSDHDDQHYWKTGSDDSSLGDYDEQINVASVVGSVDSNPSVSPLASISARVLNLFAQGSDDFNPRVSTDYDDRAL; this is encoded by the exons ATGTTGTCTGCATTGACCACTAAAGTTCGACTGGTTAGATGTCCCAAATGTCGGCAGCTTCTTCCAGAGTTGCCAGATTTTCAGGTCTACATGTGTGGTGGATGTGGTGCCACTCTCAAAGCCAGAG GATTAGATCGTTTGCCTTTGCTTGGTAATGGTTCCCATGATGGCAACAGCGACCATGACGATCAACACTACTGGAAAACT GGCTCTGATGATTCCAGCCTCGGTGACTATGACGAGCAGATTAATGTGGCAAGCGTAGTG GGCTCTGTTGATTCCAATCCGAGTGTGTCTCCTTTAGCTTCCATTAGTGCCCGTGTG ttAAACTTATTTGCTCAGGGCTCTGATGACTTCAATCCTCGCGTTAGCACTGACTATGACGATCGGGCACTCTAG
- the LOC109948964 gene encoding uncharacterized protein LOC109948964 isoform X3 encodes MLSALTTKVRLVRCPKCRQLLPELPDFQVYMCGGCGATLKARGLDRLPLLGNGSHDGNSDHDDQHYWKTGSDDSSLGDYDEQINVASVVFQGSVDSNPSVSPLASISARVGSDDFNPRVSTDYDDRAL; translated from the exons ATGTTGTCTGCATTGACCACTAAAGTTCGACTGGTTAGATGTCCCAAATGTCGGCAGCTTCTTCCAGAGTTGCCAGATTTTCAGGTCTACATGTGTGGTGGATGTGGTGCCACTCTCAAAGCCAGAG GATTAGATCGTTTGCCTTTGCTTGGTAATGGTTCCCATGATGGCAACAGCGACCATGACGATCAACACTACTGGAAAACT GGCTCTGATGATTCCAGCCTCGGTGACTATGACGAGCAGATTAATGTGGCAAGCGTAGTG TTTCAGGGCTCTGTTGATTCCAATCCGAGTGTGTCTCCTTTAGCTTCCATTAGTGCCCGTGTG GGCTCTGATGACTTCAATCCTCGCGTTAGCACTGACTATGACGATCGGGCACTCTAG